The following are encoded in a window of Dysidea avara chromosome 4, odDysAvar1.4, whole genome shotgun sequence genomic DNA:
- the LOC136252312 gene encoding uncharacterized protein: MAGKFYNPGAQGSELSVVETYGKYGTTSCNIIHPCSGKQLMEALKKRLSLKDDSLQLFGIFLGGLDHQVLLFDDDAQIPIGQKLSLSRVPSDIKLEAKLIAKDDVALHLLFAEAKHAVDTGLIQPSDEQLMQLEDYLDPMFTVERQYLELAQQCEGYGTYVFHNCFINNSTTKVMLKIMPNCLKVENEIGKISYHNIKSWVLDERNTAHTVSFDVIPPGGNPYLLLVQSSQVSLINKLVNMYCRCLAIELNIIPPKMPERVMGRYVDPLVSFVNSLYKPRISFDEV; this comes from the coding sequence ATGGCGGGCAAGTTCTATAATCCAGGTGCGCAGGGGTCTGAACTATCCGTGGTGGAGACTTATGGAAAATACGGGACAACTTCGTGTAATATAATACACCCGTGTAGCGGGAAACAACTGATGGAGGCCTTGAAAAAGCGACTCTCACTGAAAGATGACTCTCTCCAGTTATTTGGCATCTTTTTGGGAGGACTAGACCATCAGGTGTTATTATTTGATGACGATGCTCAAATTCCTATTGGCCAGAAATTGAGTCTATCCCGTGTACCAAGTGACATCAAGTTAGAGGCTAAACTAATAGCTAAAGATGATGTAGCCCTTCATTTATTATTTGCAGAAGCAAAGCATGCAGTTGATACTGGCCTTATTCAACCCAGTGATGAACAGTTGATGCAGCTTGAGGATTATCTTGATCCAATGTTTACTGTCGAGCGGCAATATTTAGAACTAGCTCAGCAGTGTGAGGGATATGGGACCTATGTGTTTCATAACTGTTTCATCAATAATTCCACCACCAAAGTGATGCTTAAAATAATGCCGAATTGTTTGAAAGTAGAGAATGAAATTGGGAAGATTTCATACCATAATATCAAGTCGTGGGTGCTAGATGAAAGAAATACTGCTCACACAGTGTCATTCGATGTCATTCCCCCTGGGGGAAACCCCTACCTATTATTGGTCCAATCCAGCCAAGTATCACTTATTAACAAACTGGTCAACATGTATTGTCGTTGTCTGGCCATAGAGCTCAATATCATTCCTCCTAAAATGCCTGAAAGAGTGATGGGGAGGTATGTTGATCCATTAGTCTCCTTTGTCAATAGTTTATACAAGCCGAGAATCTCGTTTGACGAGGTATAA